In Gossypium raimondii isolate GPD5lz chromosome 12, ASM2569854v1, whole genome shotgun sequence, a single window of DNA contains:
- the LOC105763154 gene encoding uncharacterized protein LOC105763154 produces the protein MEGNKSYGNGSSWADQWDYSDRAAATSTANEKKRSSGGATAKYKQKVGDGLEKTKSVASTGMKKVKQGTSSGLQWIKDKYHKSTHKH, from the coding sequence ATGGAAGGAAACAAGTCATACGGCAATGGGTCATCATGGGCAGACCAATGGGACTACTCCGATCGAGCGGCTGCCACTAGTACTGCGAACGAGAAGAAAAGGAGCAGCGGTGGGGCAACCGCCAAGTACAAGCAGAAGGTCGGGGATGGGCTTGAGAAGACCAAATCTGTGGCTTCAACTGGGATGAAGAAGGTCAAACAAGGAACCTCTTCTGGGCTTCAATGGATCAAGGACAAGTATCATAAAAGTACCCACAAGCATTAG
- the LOC105763151 gene encoding probable peptide/nitrate transporter At3g43790 isoform X1: MLVKFLLSLDLVFYCFNCCCIHQLRDALGLSWLHAFQLLSQRGAANAISITAMSVFKAFGPAGGGALFSWAQERQVASFLLGDQMVFFAPIMVQFIGLLLTFKPFLAEPYQRE, from the exons ATGTTGGTGAAGTTCTTGCTTTCTCTG GATTTGGTCTTTTACTGTTTCAACTGCTGTTGTATCCACCAGTTGAGAGACGCCTTGGGCCTCTCATGGTTACACGCCTTTCAGCT cCTAAGTCAGAGAGGGGCCGCTAATGCCATTTCAATAACTGCAATGTCTGTTTTCAAAGCATTTGGTCCAGCAGGAGGAGGAGCGCT ATTTTCTTGGGCACAAGAGCGACAAGTTGCCTCTTTTCTTCTAG GTGATCAAATGGTTTTCTTTGCGCCAATCATGGTTCAATTTATTGGGTTGCTATTGACTTTCAAGCCCTTTCTTGCTGAACCGTACCAGAGAGAATAG
- the LOC105763151 gene encoding probable peptide/nitrate transporter At3g43790 isoform X2, protein MQCLSQRGAANAISITAMSVFKAFGPAGGGALFSWAQERQVASFLLGDQMVFFAPIMVQFIGLLLTFKPFLAEPYQRE, encoded by the exons ATGCAGTG cCTAAGTCAGAGAGGGGCCGCTAATGCCATTTCAATAACTGCAATGTCTGTTTTCAAAGCATTTGGTCCAGCAGGAGGAGGAGCGCT ATTTTCTTGGGCACAAGAGCGACAAGTTGCCTCTTTTCTTCTAG GTGATCAAATGGTTTTCTTTGCGCCAATCATGGTTCAATTTATTGGGTTGCTATTGACTTTCAAGCCCTTTCTTGCTGAACCGTACCAGAGAGAATAG